A single genomic interval of Xiphophorus couchianus chromosome 2, X_couchianus-1.0, whole genome shotgun sequence harbors:
- the nfat5a gene encoding nuclear factor of activated T-cells 5a isoform X3: protein MGLSTSSSDHLTVSQHLHSTGADGPGASEMQGMEAAGSAPSRGGGGANPTGGDGGTGVLSGLGVQQLQNTPSKRRPVLNISPPPEDLFDDSQMSCQEEPAVAAAACPDSEHSSSMWADDSVSNFSIISSVSYNDNTEVPRKSRKRTPRQRPGPKPTPPEDSMDVFDADSAKGPHFVLSQLSTDKTSSIASSLDSATAVKGGSLSAQFPQRSDGKELKILVQPETQHRARYLTEGSRGSVKDRTQQGFPTVKLEGISEPVVLQVFVANDAGRVKPHGFYQACRVTGRNTTACKEVDIDGTTVIEIPLEPSNDMTLAVDCVGILKLRNADVEARIGVAGSKKKSTRARLAFRVNIPQPDGSVLTLQVPSSPILCTQPAGLPEILKKSLHSGSVKGGEEVFIIGKNFLKGTKVIFQENIADDNSWQAEAKIDTDLFHQNHLVVTVPPFHSQSITSPVSVGIFVMTNAGRSHEAQAFTYTPESDNSSGQTVKTEGTSLVNTCIFDSQIKSVSSEQSDCSGQPSKRQEDTPMEVSSNPQPTDVFKPSPDPLISVQQTLELNSSPHPVGEAFESPMPLQPEDVELPQAPPVFPSLESLSTIQKQDISSTTSFPVSGDTTIPPVTPEVPQQFLRDPQESLSPESSDNGGTIVVVAMPQMAAPAQPPPQQTQVTLFPQEGVAQLERAVRELQAGGTTTLEQVLEVAVAQQQLNSVLYNPTASAESLQQHVQENMNSLRLGNSDSSLSARQQIQMQQQQQQQQIQMQQQQQIQMQQQQQIQMQQQQQQQIQMQQHQQQIQQQFQQQQQILENLQQQQQQQQQQQLQQQVLSNMQIQQQLMLQPQDQQQLQQQQQQMMENIQQQQLQQNQQQQVLNNIQLQDQQQQNQILSNLQQQQDQQVLEKLQQQLQAELLQPQIHSSPQAQQPVSLLQQAGELLTIQTSFPTPPPSHTSPPQQLFQSPQPLAETQSSQQQVQAALLQNTLTVLSGGGLGSEQQPTGSTIFLSTNPQPQQPQQQPQLAFISSMETSSSQPQPVSMFQNQPPTQLSQPMEQQQSPQQNQQPPQQLPLGQQGTLFQSIPNHSQANAVSQNQISQPQQTGLLLCTSDLLFTTPAQAAPPIPGISVGIPQPDAAEPMSFQVQSSSGSNAAPAANQQQSLFQEQQPMQVTPSPSQVPNSQPVKLFIPQTSLSGLQGTIGSQDLNTEAAAPTATIFVVQGGVGVVASPGQQPPEQLFQTAVGGTVAPQGQPNLFVFGIQNDSSQLLSSSGPNLPAQTQAQNSSHMEPLLDQPMPQAAPGMHSNLQNTLQAQMQTSLENALQSNTQTPMQTSLQTQIQSSLQNQMQATISATSGMDKIEDILESLQKQ, encoded by the exons ATGGGCCTGTCTACCTCTTCCTCAGACCACCTCACGGTCTCTCAGCACCTCCACTCCACCGGAGCGGACGGGCCCGGAGCGTCAGAGATGCAAGGCATGGAGGCGGCCGGATCGGCGCCCAGCAGAGGCGGCGGCGGAGCAAACCCCACAGGCGGAGACGGAGGGACTGGCGTGCTGTCGGGGCTGGGTGTGCAGCAGCTTCAGAACACGCCGTCAAAGCGGAGGCCCGTGTTGAACATATCGCCGCCACCCGAAGATCTGTTCGACGACAGCCAAATGTCGTGCCAAGAGGAGCCCGCCGTCGCCGCGGCGGCGTGTCCGGACTCAGagcacagcagcagcatgtgGGCCGACGACTCCGTGTCCAACTTCAGCATTATCAGCTCCGTCTCGTACAACGACAACACGGAAGTGCCACGCAAATCCAGGAAACGGACCCCTCGCCAGCGACCGGGCCCCAAGCCGACCCCTCCGGAGGACAGCATGGACGTGTTTGATGCAGATAGCGCCAAGGGTCCTCACTTTGTCCTCTCCCAGCTGAGCACAGACAAGACCAGCTCAATTGCAAG CTCTCTCGATTCAGCAACTGCGGTGAAAGGTGGCTCACTGTCTGCCCAGTTTCCTCAGAGGAGTGACGGGAAGGAGCTGAAGATCCTGGTGCAGCCAGAGACCCAGCACCGAGCCCGGTACCTGACGGAGGGCAGCAGAGGTTCAGTTAAAGATCGCACACAGCAAGGATTCCCCACTGTCAAG TTGGAAGGCATTAGCGAACCAGTGGTTCTTCAGGTGTTTGTTGCCAACGATGCGGGCAGAGTGAAGCCTCACGGTTTTTATCAGGCGTGTCGGGTAACGGGACGCAACACCACTGCCTGTAAGGAGGTGGACATAGACGGCACAACGGTTATAGAGATCCCTCTGGAACCCAGCAATGACATGACGCTAGC TGTGGACTGTGTGGGGATTTTGAAGCTGCGTAACGCAGACGTGGAGGCACGAATCGGTGTGGCGGGATCCAAGAAGAAAAGTACACGAGCCAGGCTGGCCTTCAGGGTCAACATCCCCCAACCCGATGGCTCAGTGCTCACCTTGCAGGTCCCCTCATCACCCATCCTCTGCA CCCAGCCAGCTGGACTCCCAGAGATCCTGAAGAAGAGTCTCCACAGCGGCTCGGTGAAAGGAGGCGAAGAGGTTTTTATAATTGGAAAGAACTTCCTCAAAGGAACTAAAGTCATATTTCAGGAGAACATTGCAG ACGATAATTCCTGGCAAGCTGAGGCGAAGATTGATACGGACCTTTTTCATCAG AACCATTTGGTGGTGACCGTTCCTCCGTTCCACAGCCAGTCCATCACCTCTCCTGTGTCTGTGGGGATTTTTGTGATGACCAATGCTGGTCGATCACATGAGGCCCAGGCTTTCACCTACACTCCAGAATCAG ATAATTCAAGCGGCCAGACGGTCAAAACAGAAGGAACATCGCTGGTCAACACCTGCATCTTTGACAGTCAGATCAAATCCGTATCCTCGGAGCAGAGCGACTGCTCTGGTCAGCCTTCCAAGCGGCAGGAGGACACACCCATGGAGGTCTCCAGCAACCCTCAACCCACAGatgttttcaaa CCGTCCCCAGACCCTCTGATCTCAGTGCAGCAGACTCTGGAGCTCAACTCGAGCCCGCATCCAGTTGGGGAGGCTTTCGAAAGCCCGATGCCCCTGCAGCCTGAAGACGTTGAGCTACCCCAGGCGCCCCCCGTCTTTCCCAGCCTGGAGTCTCTCAGCACCATCCAAAAGCAAGACATCTCTTCCACCACATCCTTTCCCGTGTCAGGAGACACCACCATCCCCCCGGTGACGCCAGAAGTCCCCCAGCAGTTCCTCAGAGACCCTCAAGAAAGCCTTTCTCCGGAGAGCTCCGATAACGGCGGGACCATCGTGGTCGTAGCCATGCCTCAGATGGCGGCTCCTGCTCAGCCGCCGCCGCAGCAGACGCAGGTCACTCTGTTTCCCCAGGAAGGCGTGGCCCAGTTGGAGCGGGCGGTGAGGGAGCTGCAGGCTGGAGGCACCACCACCCTGGAGCAGGTGCTGGAGGTGGCGGtggcgcagcagcagctcaACTCCGTGCTCTACAACCCGACGGCGTCGGCAGAGTCCTTACAGCAGCACGTCCAGGAGAACATGAACAGCCTGCGGTTGGGCAACTCCGATAGCTCCCTGTCGGCACGGCAACAGATACaaatgcagcaacagcagcagcagcaacagatacaaatgcagcagcagcaacagatacaaatgcagcagcagcaacagatacaaatgcagcagcagcagcaacaacagatACAAATGCAGCAGCATCAGCAACAAATACAGCAGCAGTTccagcaacagcaacaaatccttgaaaacctgcagcaacagcagcagcagcaacaacagcagcagctgcagcagcaggtcctCAGCAACATGcagatccagcagcagctcatgcTGCAGCCTCAAGaccaacagcagctgcaacagcagcagcagcagatgatggagaatatccagcagcagcagctgcagcagaatcaGCAACAGCAGGTCCTGAACAACATCCAGCTCCaggatcagcagcagcagaaccagatcCTGAGcaatctgcagcagcagcaggaccagCAGGTCCtggaaaagctgcagcagcagctgcaagCCGAGCTGCTGCAGCCCCAGATTCACTCCTCCCCCCAGGCGCAGCAGCCCGTCTCCCTGCTGCAGCAGGCGGGAGAGCTGCTCACCATCCAGACCAGCTTCCCGACGCCACCGCCATCCCACACGTCTCCGCCACAGCAACTCTTCCAGTCGCCGCAGCCGCTGGCCGAGACCCAGAGCTCCCAGCAGCAGGTGCAGGCCGCCCTGCTCCAGAACACGCTGACCGTTCTCTCCGGCGGCGGCCTCGGGTCCGAGCAGCAGCCCACGGGCTCGACCATATTCCTGTCCACCAACCCTCAGCCGCAGCAGCCCCAGCAGCAGCCCCAGCTGGCCTTCATCTCTTCCATGGAGACGTCATCCAGTCAGCCCCAGCCCGTTTCCATGTTCCAGAACCAGCCTCCGACCCAGCTGTCCCAGCCAATGGAGCAGCAGCAATCCccgcagcagaaccagcagccgCCGCAGCAGCTCCCGCTGGGCCAGCAGGGCACCTTGTTCCAGAGCATCCCAAACCACTCGCAGGCCAACGCCGTCTCCCAGAACCAGATCTCTCAGCCCCAGCAGACTGGCCTGCTCCTCTGCACTTCGGATCTACTGTTCACCACCCCGGCTCAAGCCGCGCCCCCCATCCCAGGCATTAGCGTTGGAATTCCCCAACCGGACGCAGCCGAGCCCATGTCGTTCCAAGTTCAGAGCTCCTCTGGCAGCAACGCCGCGCCTGCCGCAAACCAACAGCAGAGCCTGTTCCAGGAGCAGCAGCCCATGCAGGTGACCCCGAGCCCCAGCCAGGTTCCCAACAGTCAGCCGGTGAAGTTGTTCATCCCGCAGACGTCCCTGTCAGGGCTGCAGGGGACCATTGGTTCCCAGGACCTCAACACCGAGGCGGCAGCTCCGACTGCAACCATCTTTGTGGTGCAGGGTGGCGTTGGCGTGGTCGCCAGCCCGGGCCAGCAGCCGCCAGAGCAGCTGTTCCAGACCGCAGTGGGCGGCACCGTAGCACCACAGGGGCAGCCCAACCTATTTGTGTTTGGCATCCAGAATG